A window of Xylophilus sp. GW821-FHT01B05 contains these coding sequences:
- the tsaB gene encoding tRNA (adenosine(37)-N6)-threonylcarbamoyltransferase complex dimerization subunit type 1 TsaB yields MQIDSSAPLLAFDTSTELLSVALLHQGQLRTHTGAGGAQASATLIPAAQALLAAAGIGFAQLGAIVFGRGPGSFTGLRTACAVAQGLAYGARPGGLPVLPVDTLLSVAENARHQHGCTQVVAAMDARMDEVYTCAYQYDAPSAQWRMQGELAVLAPEAVRVPAGWTLAGNARAAYGERLAPRAPALAAQPGAEALLRLAPALIAAGQLVPAAEALPLYIRDKVAKTTLEREAERAARVVNSE; encoded by the coding sequence ATGCAGATCGATTCGTCCGCGCCCTTGCTGGCCTTCGACACCAGTACCGAACTTCTTTCGGTGGCGCTGCTGCACCAGGGGCAGCTACGTACCCATACCGGCGCCGGCGGCGCCCAGGCCTCGGCCACGCTGATCCCGGCCGCGCAGGCGCTGCTGGCTGCGGCCGGCATCGGCTTTGCGCAGTTGGGCGCCATCGTCTTTGGCCGCGGCCCTGGTTCTTTCACCGGGCTGCGCACCGCCTGCGCCGTGGCGCAGGGCCTGGCCTACGGCGCCCGCCCGGGCGGCCTGCCGGTGCTGCCGGTAGACACCTTGCTGAGCGTGGCCGAGAACGCGCGCCACCAGCACGGCTGCACCCAGGTGGTCGCCGCCATGGACGCGCGCATGGACGAGGTCTACACCTGCGCCTACCAATACGACGCGCCCAGCGCCCAGTGGCGCATGCAGGGCGAGCTGGCCGTGCTGGCGCCCGAGGCCGTGCGCGTGCCCGCCGGCTGGACCCTGGCCGGCAATGCCCGCGCCGCCTATGGCGAGCGCCTGGCCCCCCGCGCGCCCGCGCTGGCCGCCCAGCCCGGCGCCGAAGCCCTGCTGCGGCTGGCGCCGGCCTTGATCGCCGCCGGCCAACTGGTGCCTGCGGCCGAGGCGCTGCCGCTGTACATCCGCGACAAGGTCGCCAAGACCACGCTTGAGCGCGAGGCGGAACGCGCCGCGCGTGTGGTTAACTCAGAGTGA
- the dacB gene encoding D-alanyl-D-alanine carboxypeptidase/D-alanyl-D-alanine-endopeptidase has translation MTLGLCATAAAQSLPPEVDAALARARIPRDAVAVVVAEASGGTPRVALRAQAAVNPASVMKLVTTYAGLDLLGPAYLWNTQVFLGGPVDANGTLQGDLTIRGQGDPALVLERLWLLLRRVQAQGVRSIAGDIVLDHSAFALPAHDPADFDGEPFRPYNAAPDALLLNFKSVVLNFVPDPAAGSALVSMEPPLAGVRLPQRVPLAPAGSACGDWRTGLQANVLDATRIALAGSFPASCGEKAWPMAYADPQSYAERAVEGMWRELGGRISGRVRDGRAPAGKAPTLQVASPPLGEVIRDINKYSNNVMAQQLFLTLSLQARGTGSFEGSRAVVEQWWRERISATDPVPLVDNGAGLSREARITALGLAHMLQAAWRSPQMPELLASLPIAGIDGTLRRSRARSGSAHLKTGSLRDVAAMAGFVHGEDGRRWVLVAIVNHPNAGAARPAFDALVDWTAQQPEPVASK, from the coding sequence ATCACCCTTGGCCTGTGCGCCACCGCAGCGGCGCAAAGCCTGCCGCCCGAGGTCGACGCCGCGCTGGCGCGTGCCCGCATCCCGCGCGATGCCGTGGCCGTGGTGGTGGCCGAGGCCTCTGGCGGCACGCCGCGCGTGGCGCTGCGCGCCCAGGCGGCGGTCAACCCGGCTTCGGTGATGAAGCTGGTCACCACCTATGCCGGGCTTGATTTGTTGGGGCCCGCCTATCTCTGGAACACCCAGGTCTTCCTGGGCGGCCCGGTGGATGCCAACGGCACGCTGCAGGGCGACCTGACGATCCGCGGCCAGGGCGACCCGGCGCTGGTGCTGGAGCGCCTGTGGCTGCTGCTGCGCCGGGTGCAGGCGCAGGGCGTGCGCAGCATTGCCGGCGACATCGTGCTCGACCACAGCGCCTTTGCGCTGCCGGCGCACGACCCGGCCGATTTCGACGGCGAGCCGTTCCGGCCCTACAACGCCGCGCCCGATGCGCTGCTGCTCAACTTCAAGTCGGTGGTGCTGAACTTCGTGCCCGACCCGGCCGCCGGCAGCGCGCTGGTGAGCATGGAGCCGCCGCTGGCCGGCGTGCGCCTGCCGCAGCGCGTGCCGCTGGCACCTGCTGGCAGCGCTTGCGGCGATTGGCGCACGGGGCTGCAGGCCAATGTGCTCGACGCCACGCGCATTGCGTTGGCCGGCAGCTTTCCAGCGTCCTGCGGTGAAAAGGCCTGGCCCATGGCCTATGCCGACCCGCAAAGCTATGCCGAGCGCGCGGTGGAAGGCATGTGGCGCGAGCTGGGCGGGCGCATCAGCGGGCGCGTGCGCGACGGCCGCGCGCCGGCGGGCAAGGCGCCGACGCTGCAGGTGGCCTCGCCGCCGCTGGGCGAGGTGATCCGCGACATCAACAAATACAGCAACAACGTGATGGCGCAGCAGCTCTTTCTCACGCTGTCGCTGCAGGCGCGCGGCACCGGCAGCTTCGAGGGCTCGCGCGCGGTGGTCGAGCAGTGGTGGCGCGAGCGCATCAGCGCCACCGACCCGGTGCCGCTGGTGGACAACGGCGCCGGCCTGAGCCGCGAGGCGCGCATCACCGCGCTGGGCCTGGCGCACATGCTGCAGGCCGCCTGGCGCTCGCCGCAGATGCCCGAGCTGCTGGCCTCGCTGCCCATTGCCGGCATCGACGGCACGCTGCGCCGCAGCCGCGCGCGCAGCGGCAGCGCCCACCTGAAGACCGGCAGCCTGCGCGACGTCGCCGCCATGGCCGGCTTTGTGCACGGCGAAGACGGCCGGCGCTGGGTGCTGGTGGCCATCGTCAACCACCCCAACGCCGGCGCCGCCCGGCCGGCCTTCGATGCGCTGGTCGACTGGACGGCGCAGCAGCCCGAACCCGTTGCTTCCAAATAA
- a CDS encoding prolyl oligopeptidase family serine peptidase, whose product MNTLHTLAIGSAVILLAACGGGGSDTGGSETVDNSGARGSLVYNPPLRVTNLSAQQFTDRLKGSASGTQLLQIAGTPKCGVNFHYIQYGTVGGQGEATNASGALMVPTGTDAACTGARPIVLYAHGTTTDKAYNIADIVGANSSAANEASLIAALYAAQGFIVVAPNYAGYDVSKLSYHPYLNGDQQSKDMIDSLTAARKALPVLGGASDSGKLLITGYSQGGYVALATQRAMQAAGQTVTAGAPLSAPSAISLLMDYTTLGAPALGSTVFVPLLSTSWQKQFGYVYSSTSDLYEAQYATGIDTLLPSTTPMATLFSTGKLPQTALFPANAVPGPATSAFAVFYGANNLLRQSFLTASATDVLSNACPGNAFPPTAASLSSTTPLACSPTTGMRKAAVANDLRNFVPNKPVFFCGGAQDPTVNFTSTQATAGFFQARGLPAAALTVLDLEAAATTTDPFAALKAGFAQAKAATASAGGATAVVTAYHGSLVPPFCNAAARGFFQQVLAAGG is encoded by the coding sequence ATGAACACCCTACACACGCTGGCAATCGGCAGCGCCGTCATCCTGCTGGCCGCCTGTGGCGGCGGCGGCTCGGACACCGGCGGCAGCGAAACGGTGGACAACAGCGGCGCACGCGGCTCGCTGGTCTACAACCCGCCGCTGCGGGTGACGAACCTCAGCGCCCAGCAGTTCACCGATCGCCTGAAGGGCAGCGCCTCGGGCACACAACTGCTGCAGATCGCGGGCACGCCCAAGTGCGGGGTCAACTTCCACTACATCCAGTACGGCACGGTCGGCGGCCAGGGCGAAGCCACCAACGCCAGCGGCGCGCTGATGGTGCCAACCGGCACCGATGCCGCCTGCACCGGCGCGCGCCCGATCGTGCTCTATGCCCACGGCACCACCACCGACAAGGCCTACAACATCGCCGACATCGTCGGCGCGAACAGCTCTGCGGCCAACGAGGCCTCGCTGATCGCCGCGCTGTATGCGGCGCAGGGCTTCATCGTGGTGGCGCCCAACTACGCCGGCTACGACGTCTCCAAGCTGTCCTACCACCCCTACCTCAACGGCGACCAGCAGTCCAAGGACATGATCGATTCGCTCACCGCCGCGCGCAAGGCGCTGCCGGTGCTCGGCGGCGCGAGCGACTCGGGCAAGCTGCTGATCACCGGCTATTCGCAAGGCGGCTACGTGGCGCTGGCCACGCAGCGCGCCATGCAGGCCGCCGGCCAGACGGTGACCGCGGGCGCGCCCCTGTCAGCGCCCTCGGCCATCAGCCTGCTGATGGACTACACCACGCTGGGCGCGCCGGCACTCGGCTCCACCGTGTTCGTGCCGCTGCTGTCCACCAGCTGGCAAAAGCAGTTCGGCTACGTCTACAGCAGCACCAGCGACCTGTACGAGGCGCAGTACGCCACCGGCATCGACACGCTGCTGCCCAGCACCACGCCCATGGCCACGCTGTTCTCCACCGGCAAGCTGCCGCAGACCGCGCTGTTCCCGGCCAATGCCGTGCCCGGCCCGGCGACGTCGGCCTTCGCGGTGTTCTATGGCGCCAACAACCTGCTGCGCCAAAGCTTCCTGACCGCCAGCGCGACCGACGTGCTCAGCAACGCCTGCCCCGGCAATGCGTTCCCGCCCACGGCAGCCTCGCTCTCGTCCACCACGCCGCTGGCCTGCAGCCCGACGACGGGCATGCGCAAGGCCGCAGTGGCCAACGACCTGCGCAACTTCGTGCCCAACAAGCCGGTGTTCTTCTGCGGCGGCGCCCAGGACCCGACGGTGAACTTCACCAGCACCCAGGCCACGGCCGGCTTCTTCCAGGCGCGCGGCCTGCCCGCTGCAGCGTTGACGGTGCTGGACCTGGAAGCCGCAGCCACCACCACCGACCCGTTCGCCGCGCTCAAGGCCGGCTTTGCGCAGGCCAAGGCCGCTACCGCAAGCGCCGGCGGCGCCACCGCGGTGGTGACGGCCTACCACGGCTCATTGGTGCCACCGTTCTGCAATGCGGCCGCGCGCGGCTTCTTCCAACAGGTACTGGCCGCCGGCGGCTGA
- a CDS encoding OmpW family outer membrane protein, producing the protein MKLTTSLAAAGLLLASGGAAMAQQSGASSFLDSLSSPTPSTPYTVRVGFSHFSPHSSATDAVGPLLPGPPSGVSLRVEDKSTLFFSVSRALNDNLEVELAMGYPPTHDVQAQLSPNLPAHVQGFNGQTIAKVRQMAPTLFLNYAFGDAQSRWRPFVGLGVNYTNFDKRTSTAAGNALNGGPTDIRLSDSWGLAAQIGVVYKFNERWSIHTSLATARVKTRLTATTAGTAREIDVKFRPTVFILSAGYRF; encoded by the coding sequence ATGAAACTCACTACATCCCTCGCTGCGGCCGGCCTGCTGCTGGCCTCGGGCGGCGCCGCCATGGCGCAGCAATCCGGCGCCTCGTCCTTCCTGGACTCGCTGTCCTCGCCCACGCCGTCCACCCCCTACACCGTGCGTGTGGGCTTCTCGCACTTTTCCCCGCACTCAAGCGCCACCGACGCCGTCGGCCCGCTACTGCCCGGCCCGCCCTCGGGCGTGAGCCTGCGGGTGGAGGACAAGAGCACGCTGTTCTTCTCCGTCTCCCGCGCGCTCAACGACAACCTGGAGGTGGAGCTGGCCATGGGCTACCCGCCGACCCATGACGTCCAGGCTCAGCTGTCGCCCAACCTGCCGGCGCACGTGCAGGGCTTCAACGGCCAGACCATCGCCAAGGTGCGCCAGATGGCGCCCACGCTGTTCCTGAACTACGCTTTCGGCGACGCACAAAGCCGCTGGCGGCCGTTTGTCGGGCTGGGCGTCAACTACACCAACTTCGACAAGCGCACCTCGACGGCGGCCGGCAACGCCCTGAATGGCGGCCCGACGGACATCCGGCTCAGCGACTCCTGGGGCCTGGCGGCGCAGATCGGCGTGGTGTACAAGTTCAACGAGCGCTGGTCGATCCACACCTCGCTGGCCACCGCCCGCGTGAAGACCCGCCTGACCGCCACCACCGCCGGCACAGCGCGCGAGATCGACGTCAAGTTCCGGCCCACGGTGTTCATCCTGTCGGCCGGCTACCGCTTCTGA
- a CDS encoding SGNH/GDSL hydrolase family protein, which translates to MTAIWLRRTVLLAACASAALLAACGSSTVESAVRPTRIVAFGDGLSDLGENGGHYTVNDGSVNIWTQQFAASYGLTLTTASAGGTSYAQGNARIALTPDAAGSTSTKTVTQQVDTFLASGSTISGTDVFVISGGTSDVITNLAAYSAGTLSSAQFLANMATAGQALSAQVRRLLTAGAKYVLVSGAYDMSRSPLAIARGQTDILSQASLQFNNTLLVNIADLGNNVLYVDGAYYYNLLTGLPGTYSFQDATTVVCTSVDSGAGIGTGTGQINSALCNTNTLIGTIPSNLTYNSYIFADNVYFTPAAQRLFGTYAYTRFTARF; encoded by the coding sequence ATGACTGCAATCTGGTTGCGCCGCACTGTCCTGCTGGCGGCGTGCGCATCGGCGGCGCTGCTGGCCGCCTGCGGATCGAGTACCGTCGAATCCGCTGTCCGGCCCACCCGTATCGTGGCGTTTGGCGATGGCCTGAGCGATCTGGGGGAAAACGGTGGCCACTACACCGTCAACGACGGCAGCGTCAATATCTGGACGCAGCAGTTCGCGGCAAGCTACGGCCTGACGCTGACCACGGCCTCGGCCGGCGGCACCAGCTATGCACAGGGCAACGCGCGCATCGCGCTCACCCCTGATGCGGCCGGCAGCACCAGCACCAAGACGGTGACGCAGCAGGTCGATACCTTCCTGGCGTCTGGCAGCACCATTAGCGGCACCGACGTCTTCGTCATCAGTGGCGGCACCTCGGACGTCATCACGAACCTGGCCGCCTACTCGGCCGGCACGCTGAGCAGCGCGCAGTTCCTGGCCAACATGGCAACCGCCGGCCAGGCCCTGTCCGCGCAGGTGCGGCGCCTGCTCACGGCCGGCGCCAAGTACGTGCTGGTGTCGGGCGCCTATGACATGAGCCGCTCGCCGCTGGCGATCGCGCGTGGCCAGACCGACATCCTGAGCCAGGCCAGCCTGCAGTTCAACAACACGCTGCTGGTGAACATCGCCGATCTGGGCAACAACGTGCTCTACGTCGACGGCGCCTACTACTACAACCTGCTGACCGGCCTGCCCGGCACCTACAGCTTCCAGGATGCGACGACCGTGGTCTGCACCTCGGTGGATTCCGGCGCCGGCATCGGCACCGGCACCGGCCAGATCAACTCGGCCCTGTGCAATACCAACACCCTCATCGGCACCATCCCGAGCAACCTTACCTACAACAGCTACATCTTTGCCGACAACGTGTACTTCACGCCGGCAGCCCAGCGGCTGTTTGGCACCTACGCCTACACGCGTTTCACGGCAAGGTTCTAG
- a CDS encoding L-threonylcarbamoyladenylate synthase, with translation MILDGQSPDAIAQAADVLAAGGLVGLPTETVYGLAADASSDAAVARIFAAKGRPSDHPLIVHVAPGAAGAVPEGVAHFAGALPDFAERLIKAFWPGPLTLILPRRAGVATAAAGGQDSVGLRCPSHPVAQALFTACVARGVMGLAAPSANQFGRVSPTTAAHVQAEFGNSLPVLDGGPCAVGIESTIVDCTRGAPVLLRPGAITREQVAAVCGLPQDGAALQGPAPRASGTLEAHYAPSAKVRLMDARALQTGLDLLGPEARHLAVYARTPLQARSAEVVLRRMPDDAEAAAQQLFAVLRGFDEQGVRLIWIETPPPDAAWEGVHDRLQRAAAA, from the coding sequence ATGATCCTCGACGGCCAATCCCCCGACGCCATCGCCCAGGCCGCCGATGTGCTGGCCGCTGGCGGCCTGGTCGGCCTGCCGACCGAAACCGTCTACGGCCTGGCCGCCGATGCCTCCAGCGACGCCGCCGTGGCGCGCATCTTTGCCGCCAAGGGCCGGCCCAGCGACCATCCGCTGATCGTGCACGTGGCGCCGGGCGCTGCCGGCGCCGTGCCGGAAGGCGTGGCGCACTTTGCCGGCGCGCTGCCAGACTTTGCCGAGCGCCTGATCAAAGCCTTCTGGCCCGGGCCGCTGACGCTGATCCTGCCGCGCCGCGCCGGCGTGGCCACGGCCGCGGCCGGTGGCCAGGACTCGGTCGGGCTGCGCTGCCCCTCGCACCCGGTGGCGCAGGCGCTGTTCACGGCCTGCGTGGCGCGCGGTGTCATGGGCCTGGCCGCGCCCAGCGCCAACCAGTTCGGCCGGGTCAGCCCGACCACCGCAGCCCATGTGCAGGCCGAGTTCGGCAACAGCCTGCCGGTGCTGGATGGCGGGCCTTGTGCGGTCGGCATCGAATCCACCATCGTCGACTGCACCCGTGGCGCCCCGGTGCTGCTGCGCCCCGGCGCCATCACGCGCGAGCAGGTGGCAGCGGTCTGCGGCCTGCCGCAGGACGGCGCCGCGCTGCAAGGCCCGGCGCCGCGCGCCTCCGGCACGCTGGAGGCGCACTACGCGCCCAGCGCCAAGGTGCGGCTGATGGACGCGCGCGCGCTGCAGACCGGGCTGGACCTGCTCGGCCCAGAGGCCAGACACCTGGCCGTCTACGCGCGCACGCCGCTGCAGGCGCGCTCGGCCGAGGTGGTGTTGCGCCGCATGCCCGACGACGCCGAGGCCGCCGCGCAGCAGCTGTTTGCCGTACTGCGCGGCTTTGACGAACAGGGCGTGCGCCTGATCTGGATCGAGACGCCGCCCCCCGATGCCGCCTGGGAAGGCGTGCACGACCGTTTACAAAGAGCCGCGGCGGCTTGA
- a CDS encoding 5-(carboxyamino)imidazole ribonucleotide synthase yields the protein MTAAVTLLPASTEVTLGVVGGGQLGRMFVHAAQSMGYFTAVLDPDPLSPAGRVSHHHVQTGYLDPQGLAQLADLCVAVTTEFENVPAAALATLAERLPVAPAAAAVAIAQDRAAEKAHFVRCGVPCAPYAVIETAEQLAAVDAALLPGILKTARLGYDGKGQVRVADRAALAAGWAQLGQAPCVLEQMLPLAAECSVIVARGADGTVVHLPVQRNLHRDGILAVTEVFEGNIPLAQAQSALVAAKSIADGLNYVGVLCVEFFLLEDGRLVVNEIAPRPHNSGHYSIDACDLSQFELQVRTMAGLPLAAPRQHSPAVMLNLLGDLWFARGATEARTPPWDQVLALPGAHLHLYGKQSASRGRKMGHLTFTAATADAARAAALQACAVLGLEPF from the coding sequence ATGACGGCGGCTGTCACCTTGTTGCCGGCGTCGACCGAAGTGACGCTGGGCGTGGTCGGCGGCGGCCAGTTGGGCCGCATGTTCGTGCATGCGGCGCAGTCCATGGGCTATTTCACGGCGGTGCTGGACCCAGACCCGCTGAGCCCGGCCGGCCGCGTCAGCCACCACCACGTGCAAACCGGCTACCTCGACCCGCAAGGTTTGGCGCAGCTGGCCGATTTGTGCGTGGCCGTCACCACCGAATTCGAGAACGTCCCCGCCGCCGCGCTGGCCACCTTGGCCGAGCGTCTGCCGGTGGCGCCGGCCGCCGCCGCCGTGGCCATCGCCCAGGACCGCGCCGCCGAGAAGGCGCACTTTGTGCGCTGCGGCGTGCCCTGCGCGCCCTACGCGGTGATAGAGACGGCCGAGCAACTGGCGGCAGTCGACGCCGCCCTGCTGCCCGGCATCCTGAAGACCGCACGCCTGGGCTACGACGGCAAAGGTCAGGTGCGCGTGGCCGACCGCGCCGCGCTGGCCGCCGGCTGGGCCCAGTTGGGGCAGGCGCCCTGCGTGCTGGAACAGATGCTGCCGCTGGCGGCCGAATGCTCGGTGATCGTGGCGCGTGGCGCCGACGGCACGGTGGTGCACCTGCCGGTGCAGCGCAACCTGCACCGCGACGGCATCCTGGCGGTGACCGAGGTTTTTGAAGGAAATATCCCTCTAGCCCAGGCGCAGTCTGCGCTAGTAGCTGCGAAATCAATAGCAGATGGCCTGAACTACGTCGGCGTGCTGTGCGTGGAATTCTTCCTGCTGGAGGACGGCCGGCTGGTGGTCAACGAGATCGCGCCGCGCCCGCACAACAGCGGCCACTACAGCATCGACGCCTGCGACCTGTCGCAGTTCGAGCTGCAGGTGCGCACCATGGCCGGCCTGCCGCTGGCCGCGCCGCGCCAGCACAGCCCGGCGGTGATGCTCAATTTGCTGGGCGACCTGTGGTTTGCCCGCGGCGCCACCGAAGCGCGCACGCCGCCCTGGGACCAGGTGCTGGCCTTGCCCGGCGCGCATCTGCATCTGTACGGCAAGCAGTCCGCCTCGCGCGGCCGCAAGATGGGGCACCTGACCTTCACCGCTGCCACGGCCGACGCCGCGCGCGCGGCGGCGCTCCAGGCCTGCGCCGTGCTGGGCCTGGAACCGTTTTGA
- the purE gene encoding 5-(carboxyamino)imidazole ribonucleotide mutase, protein MTSLSIGVVMGSSSDWDTMQHAVQILQQFGVAHEARVVSAHRMPDDMFAYAESATARGLAAIIAGAGGAAHLPGMLAAKTTVPVLGVPVASRHLQGVDSLHSIVQMPKGIPVATFAIGTAGAANAALFAVAMLAVNNPALRAQLDAFRAEQTAAARAMALPV, encoded by the coding sequence ATGACATCCCTCTCCATTGGCGTGGTCATGGGCTCCAGCTCCGACTGGGACACCATGCAGCACGCGGTCCAGATTCTCCAGCAATTCGGCGTGGCCCATGAGGCGCGCGTGGTCTCGGCCCACCGCATGCCGGACGATATGTTCGCCTACGCCGAGTCGGCCACGGCGCGCGGCCTGGCGGCCATCATCGCCGGCGCTGGCGGTGCGGCGCACCTGCCGGGCATGCTGGCGGCCAAGACCACGGTGCCGGTGCTGGGCGTGCCGGTGGCCAGCCGGCACCTGCAAGGCGTTGATTCGCTGCACAGCATCGTGCAGATGCCCAAGGGCATCCCGGTGGCTACCTTTGCCATCGGCACGGCCGGCGCGGCCAATGCGGCGCTGTTTGCCGTGGCCATGCTGGCGGTGAACAACCCGGCGCTGCGCGCGCAGCTCGATGCTTTCCGCGCCGAGCAGACTGCCGCCGCGCGCGCCATGGCGCTGCCGGTATGA
- a CDS encoding tetratricopeptide repeat protein — MIDITLENFQSELIDGSMTQPVLLDIWAEWCGPCKQLGPVLEKLETEYAGRFTLAKLDADKVPQISQQLSQMFGVRSIPFCVMFLGGQPVDGFVGAVPEAQIRTFLDKHVPSADEAAAAEEEEQAQEALAEGDTSTALEKLQHAVATDPANDDTRFDYVKLLLTLGHTDDAKVAFAPVISKAATVRRLGSLQHWINAIDFAAPGQGAAPAIADFDAKIAANKRDFDARFGRARLLLAEQQWTAAMDELLEILMRDRAWSEDLARKTYIAILDLIEPIKPKVADGQIPPDDPVVATYRRRLSSVVLS, encoded by the coding sequence ATGATCGATATCACCCTAGAAAATTTCCAGTCCGAACTGATTGACGGCTCCATGACGCAGCCGGTGCTGCTGGACATCTGGGCCGAGTGGTGCGGGCCATGCAAGCAGCTGGGCCCGGTGCTGGAAAAGCTCGAAACCGAGTACGCCGGCCGCTTCACGCTGGCCAAGCTGGACGCCGACAAGGTGCCGCAGATCTCGCAGCAGTTGTCGCAGATGTTCGGCGTGCGCAGCATCCCCTTCTGCGTGATGTTTTTGGGCGGGCAGCCGGTGGACGGCTTTGTCGGCGCCGTGCCCGAGGCGCAGATCCGTACCTTCCTCGACAAGCACGTGCCCAGCGCCGACGAGGCCGCCGCAGCCGAGGAAGAAGAGCAGGCCCAGGAGGCGCTGGCCGAGGGCGACACCAGCACCGCGCTGGAGAAGCTGCAGCACGCCGTCGCCACCGATCCGGCCAATGACGACACGCGCTTTGACTACGTCAAGCTGCTGCTGACGCTGGGCCACACCGACGATGCCAAGGTGGCGTTTGCACCGGTGATCTCCAAGGCCGCCACGGTGCGCCGCCTTGGCTCGCTGCAGCACTGGATCAACGCTATTGATTTCGCAGCGCCAGGCCAAGGTGCGGCGCCGGCTATTGCCGATTTTGATGCAAAGATCGCTGCCAACAAGCGCGACTTTGATGCGCGCTTTGGCCGCGCCCGCCTGCTGCTGGCAGAGCAGCAATGGACGGCTGCGATGGACGAGCTGCTGGAAATCCTCATGCGCGACCGCGCCTGGAGCGAAGACCTGGCGCGCAAGACCTACATCGCCATCCTGGACCTCATCGAGCCGATCAAGCCCAAGGTGGCCGACGGCCAGATCCCGCCAGATGACCCGGTGGTGGCGACCTACCGCCGCCGCCTGAGTTCGGTCGTGCTGAGCTGA
- a CDS encoding ribbon-helix-helix domain-containing protein: MCQVFISAAPALYECRARSVRLHGVATSIRLENLFWQVLEEIAGRDGMSVPQLCAKLHDELLAERGAVDNFASFLRVCCGRYMALQLSGGIPQDTSIPIRSLNAGRVLATERRPAGSHAARQAA, translated from the coding sequence ATGTGCCAAGTCTTTATCAGCGCCGCCCCTGCGCTCTATGAATGCCGTGCGCGTTCGGTGCGCCTGCATGGCGTGGCCACCAGCATCCGGCTGGAGAACCTGTTCTGGCAGGTGCTGGAAGAGATCGCGGGGCGCGACGGCATGAGCGTGCCGCAGCTGTGCGCCAAGTTGCACGACGAGTTGCTGGCCGAGCGCGGGGCTGTGGATAACTTTGCCTCGTTCCTGCGCGTGTGCTGTGGCCGCTATATGGCGCTGCAGCTGTCCGGCGGCATACCGCAGGACACCTCGATCCCGATCCGCAGCCTGAACGCGGGCCGTGTGCTGGCCACCGAGCGCAGGCCCGCCGGCAGCCACGCGGCCCGACAGGCTGCCTGA
- a CDS encoding DJ-1/PfpI family protein translates to MAGKKILMICGDYCEDYETMVPFQALLAVGHTVHAVCPDKKAGDQIKTAIHDFEGAQTYSEKPGHNFTLNATFADVQPAQYDALVLPGGRGPEYLRTYPAVIAAVRHFFDTAKPVAAVCHAAQLLAGAGVLAGRTCSAYPACRAEVELAGGTYADIAVDKAWTDGNLVSAPAWPAHPDWIAQFLVVLGTRITH, encoded by the coding sequence ATGGCCGGCAAAAAGATTCTGATGATCTGCGGTGACTACTGCGAGGACTACGAAACCATGGTGCCGTTCCAGGCACTGCTGGCCGTAGGCCACACCGTGCATGCGGTCTGCCCCGACAAAAAAGCCGGCGACCAGATCAAGACCGCCATCCACGATTTCGAAGGCGCGCAGACCTACAGCGAGAAGCCAGGCCACAACTTCACGCTCAACGCCACGTTTGCCGACGTGCAGCCTGCGCAGTACGACGCCCTGGTGCTGCCCGGCGGCCGTGGCCCGGAATACCTGCGCACCTACCCGGCGGTCATCGCGGCGGTACGGCATTTCTTCGACACCGCCAAACCGGTGGCCGCCGTCTGCCACGCCGCCCAACTGCTGGCGGGTGCCGGCGTGCTGGCCGGGCGCACCTGCTCGGCCTACCCGGCCTGTCGCGCGGAAGTCGAGCTGGCTGGCGGCACCTATGCCGACATTGCCGTGGACAAGGCCTGGACCGACGGCAACCTGGTGTCGGCACCGGCCTGGCCGGCGCACCCGGATTGGATTGCGCAGTTTTTAGTGGTGCTGGGCACGCGCATCACGCACTGA